Below is a genomic region from Azoarcus sp. KH32C.
GGCGCGGGTTAATATGCCATCGGTTAGGACTTGCGGCGGTCAGGATGGCGCGGATACACCCCGATGGATGGCGGCAACTGCCGGCGAGCGGCGCGCTCGCGCGCGAGCTGGAAACGCTCGCGACGCTTGCCCAGGGCTTGCCGGACGACCACACGGTCTATCACGGCGTGCATTGGACGCGCGTGAATCGCGACCACGCGGTGTTCGGCGAGATCGACTTCATCATCGCCGGCCCGAGCGGCCGGCTGCTGCTGATCGAGCAGAAGTCCGGCTTCCTCGACGAGACGCCCGAAGGCCTCGTCAAGACCTACACGAAGACGAAGAAGAACGTCAGCGCGCAAATGGCCCGCAGCGCCGACCACCTGCGCGAGCGCCTCGGCGCCTTCCTGAAAGGCCACGCGCCGCGGCTCGACGTGCTGCTCTATTGCCCCGACTACGTGGTGCGCCAGCCCGGTAGCGCCGGCATCGATCCGGCGCGCATCGTCGACGCGACCCGCCGCCCGCATCTCGTTTCGATCGTGCAGAGTCTGTTGCGCGACGAGGTGCGCGACCGCATGGTGCTCGACAACATCGAGCGCTTTCTCGTCGATCAGCTGGAGCTCGTGCCCGAGGTCAATGCGATCGTCGGGCAGGCCGAAGCGCTTTACACGCGGCTCGCCGGCGGCCTCGCCGAATGGGCGCGGCGCATCGAGATGACGCCTTTCCGGTTGCGCGTGACCGGCACCGCCGGCAGCGGCAAGACGCAGCTCGCGCTGGCGGTGTTCCGCGATGCGCTCGCCGCCGGGCGCCGGCCGCTCTACGTCTGCTACAACCGCCCGCTCGCCGACCACATCGCGCTGATCGCCCCGCCCGGCGGCGAGATCGCGACCTTTCACCAGTTATGCGACCGCGTGCTGCGCGCGCACGGGCAGGTGCCGGATTTCACGCAGCCGGACGCGTTCGCGCGCCTGGAGGAAGCGTTCCGCGCGCTCGATCCGGGCGCAGCATGGCGTTTCGACGAGCTGATCGTCGACGAGGGGCAGGACTTCCGCGAGGAGTGGCGCGACACCTTGCTGCGGCTGCTGCGGCCCGAGGGGCGGGCTTGGTGGCTGGAGGATCCGTTGCAGAACCTGTATGGGCGTCCGCCGGTCGATCTGCCGGGCTGGGTGCGGATTACGAGCGGACGCAATTACCGCAGTCCGACGGATATCGTCGGGGCACTCAACCGCATGCT
It encodes:
- a CDS encoding DEAD/DEAH box helicase, translating into MARIHPDGWRQLPASGALARELETLATLAQGLPDDHTVYHGVHWTRVNRDHAVFGEIDFIIAGPSGRLLLIEQKSGFLDETPEGLVKTYTKTKKNVSAQMARSADHLRERLGAFLKGHAPRLDVLLYCPDYVVRQPGSAGIDPARIVDATRRPHLVSIVQSLLRDEVRDRMVLDNIERFLVDQLELVPEVNAIVGQAEALYTRLAGGLAEWARRIEMTPFRLRVTGTAGSGKTQLALAVFRDALAAGRRPLYVCYNRPLADHIALIAPPGGEIATFHQLCDRVLRAHGQVPDFTQPDAFARLEEAFRALDPGAAWRFDELIVDEGQDFREEWRDTLLRLLRPEGRAWWLEDPLQNLYGRPPVDLPGWVRITSGRNYRSPTDIVGALNRMLPLAEPLEAGSPLAASEVEFFVWKDGAQLVEETKRAMTRAIGLGFRREMIATVTFRGREHSLFTPYDRLGAHRLKAFTGRYDLLGNPVYSDGDFLIDSVYRFKGQAAPCVIFTEIDFETLDELTVRKLFVGATRASMKLILVLSERAAAQLTAALDE